A stretch of Lathyrus oleraceus cultivar Zhongwan6 chromosome 6, CAAS_Psat_ZW6_1.0, whole genome shotgun sequence DNA encodes these proteins:
- the LOC127092773 gene encoding uncharacterized protein LOC127092773, with translation MIWSKETTSKSCDKKSSHNTLQNQKLDVSMLLNCSSKVSEKRKCKQYISGDKFATNSERVGKKKYGTDNAIDQKRKSSPVLCSTPSDGKNISLPTRHKYDSPAQNDGVEFCVISRQDYSHLSDVEDFMKRSSYLMNEDNFYIHARDLMDDNSNSYDIPESIKEKLKEEDMDFVDSRKKFLPYLPSRSNHLPRPFVPVGPRFQAEVPKWEATTNIKQYDSDDCLKWLGTQIWPYPSLSRNNAKSLKKGRPDSSSNENDESVDCVKKIQ, from the exons ATGATATGGTCAAAAGAAACAACTTCCAAATCTTGTGATAAAAAGTCATCACATAATACTCTTCAAAATCAAAAGCTCGATGTTTCCATGCTGTTGAATTGTAGTTCTAAAGTTTCAGAG AAGAGGAAATGTAAGCAATACATAAGTGGTGATAAATTTGCTACTAATTCTGAACGTGTCGGTAAAAAGAAGTATGGTACTGATAATGCCATAGATCAAAAAAGAAAATCATCTCCTGTCTTATGTTCAACACCATCAGATGGAAAAAATATTAGTTTACCAACAAGACACAAATATGATTCCCCTGCTCAAAATGATGGAGTAGAATTTTGTGTTATTTCTAGACAAGACTATTCTCACCTTAgtgatgttgaagattttatgAAGCGATCAAGTTATCTTATGAACGAAGATAATTTTTATATTCATGCTAGAGATTTAATGGATGATAATAGTAATTCTTATGATATCCCGGAATCAATCAAGGAAAAACTAAAAGAAGAAGACATGGATTTTGTTGACTCTCGAAAGAAATTTTTACCTTACTTACCTTCTAGAAGTAACCATCTTCCAAGGCCATTTGTTCCCGTTGGACCTAGGTTTCAAGCTGAAGTTCCTAAATGGGAGGCCACAACCAACATAAAACAATATGATAGTGATGATTGTTTGAAGTGGTTAGGCACCCAAATTTGGCCATATCCTTCTTTATCTAGAAATAATGCAAAAAGTCTTAAAAAAGGTAGGCCCGACTCAAGCTCGAATGAGAACGATGAATCAGTTGATTGTGTTAAAAAGATTCAGTGA